In the Streptomyces sp. NBC_00193 genome, CGTCGTCGCAGTGCACCACCTGCTCCGCCCGGTCGATCCGTACCGCCCGCACGCCCCGGCGCAGCGCCGGGCCGGGGGCCGGGAGGGCCGTCACCTCCGGCGCGTACCGGCCGGCCAGGACCTCCGCCAGGAGGACCCGGTTGTAGGGGACGTGCTCCTCCTCGCCGAGGACGCGCACGTCCCCGCCCAGCCGGGCGGCGAGCCGCAGGCCCGCGAGGCCGCCGCCGATCACCACCACGCGTTGCTGTTCCGAGGTCATGACACGAGAGTGCGCGGCCGCTGTTTCCCCACGGCATCGCCGTTGTTTCCCTGACGGAACGCCGACCTCAGCGCGCGGGTTAAGCGTCCGTGAGGCGTTCCTCAAGGCCGCCTTAAGGATCACCGGGAGGCCGGGAGGGCCGTCCGGGCGCCCGTAGCGTGGCCGCATGCGAGAGCGAGACATGGCGGTTCGGGTCAAGGGCGGGATGCTCGGCGGGGCGGGGACCGTCGCCCTGCTGTGGGCCGCCCAGGTGCGTCCCTCGGCCCGGCTCGACGCGCTGTTCGCGACCGCCGCGCACCTGTCCGGCCTGCTCGCCGGGTACGGGGTGCTCGTCCTGCTCTTCCTCATGGCCCGGGTCCCCGCCGTCGAGCACGGGGTGGGCGCGGCCCGGCTCGCCCGCTGGCACGCGCTGGGCGGCCGCCACGTCCTGCTGCTCTGTTTCGGGCACGCGCTCTTCGCGCTCTGCGGCTACGCCGTGCACGAGGGGGTCGACGTGCTCTCGGCGGTCCGGGAGCTGCTCGGATACCCGGCCCTGGCCGCCGCGGCGGCCGGGACCGTCCTCCTGGTCGCCGTCGGCATCACCTCCGCCCGTTCCGTACGCCGCCGGGTCAGCCACGAAACCTGGCGCGGGGTCCACCTCCTGACGTACCTCGCCGCCGCGCTCGCCTTCGGGCACCAGCTCGCCGGGCCCGACCTGGCCCTCGTCGCCTGGTTCTGGGCCCTCGCCCACGCCGTGGTCGCCGTCCTGCTGCTCTGGTACCGGGCCGTGGTCCCCGTACGCCAGGCCCTGCGGCACGCGCTGCGCGTCGCCGAGGTCCGCGTGGAGGGGCCCGGGGTGGTCTCCGTCCTCGTCTACGGGGAACACCTCGCGGAGCTGCGCGCGGAGCCGGGGCAGTTCCTGCGCTGGCGGTTCCTCCAACGCAGGCTGTGGCACACCGCGCTGCCGTTCTCCCTGTCGGCGCCGGTCCGCGGGAACACCCTGCGCATCACCGTGAAGGCCCTCGGCGGCCACTCCCGCCGGATCCGCCGGCTGCGTCCCGGCACCCGGGTCCTCGCCACCGGGCCCTTCGGGGCGCTCACCGCGGCCCGGCGGACCCGGACCAAGGTGCTGCTGATCGCCGGCGGGGTCGGGATCACCCCGATGCGGGCGCTGTTCGAGACGCTGCCCGGCGGGCCGGGGGACATCACCCTGCTCTACCGGGCGGGCGCCGAGGAGCATCTCGTCCTGCGCTCCGAGCTGGAGGCCATCGCCGCCGAACGGCAGGCCGGGCTGCACTACCTGCTCGGGCCGTCGGGCGCCGCCTTCGATCCGCTGGCTCCGCAGGCGCTGGCCGCGCTGGTGCCGGGGCTGGCCGAGCACGACGTGTACCTGTGCGGGCCGCGCGGGATGGCGGACGCCACGCAGGCCGCGCTGGTGCGGGCCGGGGTGCCGGTGGGGCGGATCCATGCGGAGTGCTTCGGACTCTGAGCCCGCGCCCGATTCCGCCCCCGCCCCTGTACCCGCACCCGAGAGGCCGCCGCCCCGTGCGTCACCCGTTGCACGTCACCCTGCCCGTATCGCT is a window encoding:
- a CDS encoding ferric reductase-like transmembrane domain-containing protein; this encodes MRERDMAVRVKGGMLGGAGTVALLWAAQVRPSARLDALFATAAHLSGLLAGYGVLVLLFLMARVPAVEHGVGAARLARWHALGGRHVLLLCFGHALFALCGYAVHEGVDVLSAVRELLGYPALAAAAAGTVLLVAVGITSARSVRRRVSHETWRGVHLLTYLAAALAFGHQLAGPDLALVAWFWALAHAVVAVLLLWYRAVVPVRQALRHALRVAEVRVEGPGVVSVLVYGEHLAELRAEPGQFLRWRFLQRRLWHTALPFSLSAPVRGNTLRITVKALGGHSRRIRRLRPGTRVLATGPFGALTAARRTRTKVLLIAGGVGITPMRALFETLPGGPGDITLLYRAGAEEHLVLRSELEAIAAERQAGLHYLLGPSGAAFDPLAPQALAALVPGLAEHDVYLCGPRGMADATQAALVRAGVPVGRIHAECFGL